The following proteins are co-located in the Streptomyces sp. NBC_01198 genome:
- a CDS encoding PadR family transcriptional regulator, translated as MSIGHTLLGLLESGPRHGYDLKRAFDERFGHDRPLAYGQVYSTMARLLKNGLVEVDGIEPGGGPERKRYAITDAGVTDVETWLAQPEKPEPYLQTTLYTKVVLALLTGRPAGDLLDTQRAEHLRLMRELTRRKSAGDFADQLICDHALFHLEADLRWLELTAARLDQLAVEVTR; from the coding sequence ATGTCAATCGGCCACACCTTGCTCGGACTTCTGGAGTCCGGCCCGCGCCACGGTTACGACCTCAAGCGCGCCTTCGACGAACGCTTCGGCCACGACCGGCCGCTCGCCTACGGCCAGGTCTACTCGACCATGGCCAGGCTGCTGAAGAACGGCCTGGTCGAGGTCGACGGGATAGAGCCGGGCGGCGGACCCGAGCGCAAGCGGTACGCCATCACCGACGCCGGGGTCACCGACGTGGAGACCTGGCTCGCGCAGCCCGAGAAGCCCGAGCCGTATCTGCAGACGACCCTCTACACCAAGGTCGTCCTGGCCCTGCTGACCGGCCGCCCCGCCGGGGATCTGCTGGACACCCAGCGCGCGGAACACCTGCGGCTGATGCGCGAGCTGACCCGGCGCAAGTCGGCCGGCGACTTCGCCGACCAGCTGATCTGCGACCACGCCCTCTTCCATCTCGAAGCCGACCTGCGGTGGCTGGAACTGACCGCCGCCCGGCTCGACCAGCTCGCCGTGGAGGTGACCAGGTGA
- a CDS encoding discoidin domain-containing protein — MHRPFRAGRARRAVAPLAATALAVTGLAVLQAPNAHAAGSVVKVTGSQGSWQLTVNGAPYQVKGLTWGPPPGDAARDLPDVARMGVNTVRTWGTDASSAPLFDAAAANGIKVIAGFWLQPGGGPGSGGCVNYLTDTGYKSDMMAEFPKWVSTYKDNPGVLMWDVGNESVLGLQNCYSGDQLEQQRDAYTSFVNDLSKAIHAVDPNHPVTSTDAWTGAWPYYKRNTPDLDLLAVNSYKDVCNVRSAWEAGGYDKPYIVTEGGPAGSWEVPDDANGVADEPTDQQKADGYTTAWNCVTAHQGVALGATLFHYGNEDDFGGVWFNLVPDGLKRPSYYAVKRAFGGDTSGDNLPPRVTGMSVDGATTGVPAGGTVTIGTRTSDPENDPVSYQVLFSSLYIDNNGALVPAATTDHGGGSLTATAPDKVGVYIAYVKATDTHGNVGYGSKSVRVVPPKADGTDVALNRPATASSFQTDPTGGCPCTAADAVDGSLTTRWSSDWSDPQWIQVDLGRPTAFRHVQLAWEAAYAKAYAVQTSDDGQNWTTVRSVTDGNGDIDDLDVSGTGRYVRMQATQRGTGYGYSLYEFGVYS; from the coding sequence ATGCACCGACCCTTCCGCGCCGGGCGGGCCCGCCGAGCGGTCGCACCGCTCGCAGCGACCGCGCTGGCCGTCACGGGCCTGGCGGTGCTGCAGGCACCGAACGCGCACGCGGCGGGCAGCGTGGTCAAGGTGACCGGCTCGCAGGGCAGCTGGCAGCTCACCGTGAACGGCGCCCCGTACCAGGTCAAGGGCCTGACCTGGGGCCCGCCGCCCGGTGACGCGGCCAGGGACCTGCCGGACGTGGCGAGGATGGGCGTCAACACCGTCCGCACCTGGGGTACGGACGCCTCCAGCGCGCCGCTGTTCGACGCGGCGGCGGCCAACGGCATCAAGGTGATCGCCGGCTTCTGGCTGCAGCCGGGCGGCGGTCCGGGCTCCGGCGGCTGCGTCAACTACCTCACCGACACCGGCTACAAGAGCGACATGATGGCCGAGTTCCCCAAGTGGGTGAGCACCTACAAGGACAACCCCGGCGTCCTGATGTGGGACGTCGGCAACGAGTCGGTGCTCGGCCTGCAGAACTGCTACAGCGGCGACCAGCTGGAGCAGCAGCGCGACGCCTACACCAGCTTCGTCAACGACCTGTCGAAGGCCATCCACGCCGTCGACCCAAACCACCCGGTGACCTCCACCGACGCCTGGACCGGTGCCTGGCCGTACTACAAGAGGAACACCCCGGACCTGGACCTGCTGGCGGTCAACTCCTACAAGGACGTCTGCAATGTGCGGTCCGCCTGGGAGGCCGGCGGCTACGACAAGCCGTACATCGTGACCGAGGGCGGCCCGGCCGGTTCCTGGGAGGTGCCCGACGACGCCAACGGGGTGGCCGACGAGCCCACCGACCAGCAGAAGGCCGACGGCTACACCACCGCGTGGAACTGCGTCACCGCCCACCAGGGCGTCGCGCTCGGCGCCACCCTCTTCCACTACGGCAACGAGGACGACTTCGGCGGCGTCTGGTTCAACCTGGTCCCCGACGGCCTGAAGCGGCCCTCGTACTACGCGGTGAAGCGGGCCTTCGGCGGTGACACCTCGGGCGACAACCTGCCGCCGCGGGTGACCGGCATGAGCGTGGACGGCGCGACCACCGGCGTGCCGGCCGGCGGCACCGTGACGATCGGCACCAGGACCAGCGACCCGGAGAACGACCCGGTCAGCTACCAGGTGCTCTTCAGCAGCCTCTACATCGACAACAACGGCGCCCTGGTCCCGGCCGCGACCACCGACCACGGCGGCGGCTCGCTCACTGCCACCGCGCCCGACAAGGTCGGCGTCTACATCGCCTACGTCAAGGCCACCGACACCCACGGCAACGTCGGCTACGGCTCGAAGTCGGTGCGCGTCGTGCCGCCGAAGGCGGACGGCACCGACGTGGCGCTGAACAGGCCCGCCACCGCCTCGTCCTTCCAGACCGACCCGACCGGCGGCTGCCCGTGCACCGCCGCCGACGCGGTCGACGGCAGTCTCACCACCCGCTGGTCCAGCGACTGGAGCGACCCGCAGTGGATCCAGGTGGACCTGGGCCGGCCGACCGCCTTCCGACACGTCCAGCTCGCCTGGGAGGCGGCATACGCGAAGGCGTACGCCGTCCAGACCTCCGACGACGGGCAGAACTGGACGACGGTGCGGTCGGTGACCGACGGGAACGGCGACATCGACGACCTCGACGTGAGCGGCACCGGCCGCTACGTGCGGATGCAGGCCACCCAGCGCGGCACCGGCTACGGCTACTCGCTGTACGAGTTCGGCGTCTACAGCTGA
- a CDS encoding ATP-binding SpoIIE family protein phosphatase: protein MTTDPPRPPRHPAAPAPEPRGGYSLPDKPADDAPEAPAAPLGAPARPAALPEPAEPPHRPGPPEPARRRGHHRPDPDERRTAQDQGVTLPRHDQRPGEEIPTTFVSAPPRGTPVKSIGHPADEESVGMRIPMPAQTGPEADRLRYVGAATRRIARGVDLDEILLGLCRSAVPAFADAILVYLREPLPVGDERPSGPLRLRLRRSDGGLEGPSETDDDAPVGATPLLPALLPTLEPSYGGTGDSIGVLLDGPLAEVLRGVRPVFADSVRAADALAELLGRPDDQIGLPTGRRALLAPLRGRRRVIGAAVLLRRAGRPPFESDDLLVAAQLATHTALGVDKAVLYGREAYIADALQREMLPDSLPQPTGVQLASRYLPAAESARVGGDWYDAIPLPGSRVALVVGDVMGHSMTSAAIMGQLRTTVQTLAGLDLAPQEVLYHLDEQAQRLGQDRMATCVYAVYDPIAHRLVVANAGHPPPVLLHADGRAEVLRVPPGAPIGVGGVPFEAVELPAPAGATLLLYTDGLVESRSRDVWGGIELLRERLHDAASVVSPPPLEPLCDEVLEILGPGDRDDDIALLAARFDGIAPSDVAYWFLEPQDQTPGRARRLVRQALRRWDLEDQLDAAELLVSEIVTNAVRYAERPITLRLLRTDVLRCEVGDDAPLLPRMRHAAPEEEGGRGLYLVNRMAQRWGATRLGAGKVVWFELPL from the coding sequence GTGACCACGGACCCGCCCCGCCCACCCAGGCACCCCGCCGCGCCTGCGCCGGAACCGCGTGGCGGCTACAGCCTGCCGGACAAGCCGGCGGACGACGCGCCGGAGGCGCCGGCCGCCCCGCTCGGCGCCCCCGCCCGCCCCGCCGCGCTGCCGGAACCGGCGGAGCCGCCGCACCGGCCAGGCCCGCCGGAGCCCGCGCGGCGCCGCGGCCACCACCGTCCCGACCCGGACGAGCGCCGCACCGCGCAGGACCAGGGCGTGACGCTGCCGCGTCACGACCAGCGCCCAGGTGAGGAGATCCCCACGACGTTCGTCAGCGCGCCACCCCGCGGCACCCCGGTCAAGTCGATCGGCCACCCGGCGGACGAGGAGTCGGTGGGGATGCGCATCCCGATGCCGGCCCAGACCGGCCCGGAGGCCGACCGGCTGCGCTACGTCGGCGCCGCCACCCGGCGGATCGCCCGCGGGGTCGACCTCGACGAGATCCTGCTCGGGCTGTGCCGTTCCGCGGTGCCGGCCTTCGCCGACGCGATCCTGGTCTACCTGCGCGAGCCGCTGCCGGTCGGCGACGAGCGCCCCTCGGGACCGCTGCGGCTGCGGCTGCGCCGCTCCGACGGCGGACTTGAGGGCCCCTCGGAGACGGACGACGACGCGCCGGTCGGCGCCACGCCGCTGCTGCCCGCGCTGCTGCCGACGCTGGAGCCGTCGTACGGAGGCACCGGCGACTCGATCGGCGTGCTGCTCGACGGACCGCTGGCCGAGGTGCTGCGCGGGGTGCGCCCGGTCTTCGCCGACTCGGTGCGGGCCGCCGACGCGCTGGCGGAACTGCTGGGGCGTCCCGACGACCAGATCGGGCTGCCCACCGGGCGGCGGGCGCTGCTGGCCCCGCTGCGCGGCCGCCGCCGGGTGATCGGCGCCGCGGTGCTGCTGCGCCGGGCGGGCCGGCCGCCCTTCGAGTCCGACGACCTGCTGGTCGCGGCCCAGCTGGCCACGCACACCGCGCTGGGCGTGGACAAGGCGGTGCTGTACGGGCGCGAGGCGTACATCGCGGACGCGCTCCAACGCGAGATGCTGCCCGACTCGCTCCCGCAGCCGACCGGTGTCCAGCTGGCCAGCCGTTACCTGCCGGCCGCGGAGTCCGCGCGGGTCGGCGGCGACTGGTACGACGCGATCCCGCTGCCCGGCAGCCGGGTGGCGCTGGTGGTCGGTGATGTGATGGGCCACTCGATGACGTCGGCGGCGATCATGGGCCAGCTGCGTACGACCGTGCAGACGCTCGCGGGCCTGGACCTGGCGCCGCAGGAGGTGCTCTACCACCTGGACGAGCAGGCACAGCGGCTGGGCCAGGACCGGATGGCGACGTGCGTCTACGCCGTCTACGACCCGATCGCGCACCGGCTGGTGGTGGCCAACGCCGGGCACCCGCCGCCGGTGCTGCTGCACGCCGACGGGCGCGCGGAGGTGCTGCGGGTGCCGCCGGGCGCCCCGATCGGCGTCGGCGGGGTGCCCTTCGAGGCCGTCGAACTGCCCGCGCCCGCCGGGGCCACGCTGCTGCTGTACACCGACGGCCTGGTCGAGTCCCGCAGCCGGGACGTGTGGGGCGGCATCGAGCTGCTGCGGGAGCGGCTGCACGACGCCGCGTCGGTCGTCTCGCCGCCGCCGCTCGAGCCGCTGTGCGACGAGGTGCTTGAGATCCTCGGGCCCGGCGACCGGGACGACGACATCGCGCTGCTGGCCGCCCGTTTCGACGGGATCGCGCCGAGCGATGTCGCCTACTGGTTCCTTGAGCCGCAGGACCAGACCCCGGGCCGGGCGCGCCGGCTGGTCCGCCAGGCGCTGCGCCGCTGGGACCTGGAGGACCAACTGGACGCGGCGGAACTGCTGGTCAGCGAGATCGTCACCAACGCGGTGCGCTATGCCGAGCGGCCGATCACCCTGCGCCTGCTGCGCACCGACGTGCTGCGCTGCGAAGTCGGTGACGACGCCCCGCTGCTCCCCCGGATGCGCCATGCGGCGCCCGAGGAGGAGGGCGGCCGCGGCCTCTATCTCGTCAATCGGATGGCGCAGCGCTGGGGGGCGACCCGCCTGGGCGCGGGCAAGGTGGTCTGGTTCGAACTGCCGTTGTGA
- the fomD gene encoding cytidylyl-2-hydroxypropylphosphonate hydrolase, with product MTAHTETGTAAPAGEPQGRFWTPGEQVLWRYRGNGTEAVHIARPVTVVRDDADVLAVWMAPNTPVVRPVLADGTPVHREPLATRYVKPRTTRVEKWWGAGVLKLARPGEPWSVWLFWEPDWRFRSWYVNLEEPLCRWSGGVDSEDHFLDIAVHQDRSWRWLDEDEFAQAQADGLMTAALAARVRKAGRRAVGVIRAWGPPFSDGWQDWRPDPRWPVPALPADWDRPADVPGAAAGGRGGDRAGERTGGLAGDRSGERFAVRPARRSA from the coding sequence ATGACAGCCCATACCGAGACGGGGACCGCGGCCCCGGCAGGAGAACCGCAGGGGCGCTTCTGGACGCCCGGCGAGCAGGTGCTGTGGCGCTACCGGGGCAACGGTACGGAGGCGGTGCACATCGCCCGTCCGGTGACTGTGGTGCGCGACGACGCGGACGTGCTCGCGGTGTGGATGGCGCCGAACACGCCGGTGGTGCGCCCGGTGCTCGCCGACGGCACGCCGGTGCACCGGGAACCGCTGGCGACCCGTTACGTCAAACCGCGGACCACCCGGGTGGAGAAGTGGTGGGGCGCGGGAGTGCTCAAGCTCGCCCGTCCGGGTGAGCCGTGGTCGGTCTGGCTGTTCTGGGAGCCGGACTGGCGATTCCGCAGTTGGTACGTGAATCTGGAGGAGCCGCTGTGCCGGTGGTCCGGCGGGGTGGACTCCGAGGACCACTTCCTGGACATCGCGGTGCACCAGGACCGCAGCTGGCGCTGGCTGGACGAGGACGAGTTCGCCCAGGCGCAGGCGGACGGCCTGATGACGGCGGCGCTGGCCGCGCGGGTGCGGAAGGCGGGCCGGCGGGCGGTCGGGGTGATCAGGGCCTGGGGTCCGCCCTTCAGCGACGGCTGGCAGGACTGGCGGCCCGACCCGCGGTGGCCGGTGCCGGCGCTGCCCGCGGACTGGGACCGCCCGGCGGACGTCCCCGGCGCCGCGGCGGGCGGCCGCGGCGGGGACCGGGCAGGTGAGCGGACCGGTGGCCTGGCGGGCGACCGGTCCGGCGAGCGCTTCGCGGTCCGTCCCGCGAGACGATCCGCCTGA
- a CDS encoding class II fumarate hydratase, which produces MSDSDATTDGGYRTEHDSMGEVRVPAGAKWRAQTQRAVENFPISGRRLERAHIEALARIKAAAAKTNAELGVLDEETAGAIASAAEEVAAGRWDEHFPVDVFQTGSGTSSNMNANEVIATLATERLGRPVHPNDHVNASQSSNDVFPSSLHIAATAAVTGDLIPALGTLAEALERKAAEFATVVKAGRTHLMDATPVTLGQEFGGYAAQVRYGVERLQASLPRLAELPLGGTAVGTGINTPPGFAAAVIAEVARTTGLPLTEARDHFEAQGARDGVVETSGQLRTIAVGLTKIANDLRWMSSGPRTGLAEIVLPDLQPGSSIMPGKVNPVVPEAVLMVAAQVIGNDTTVTVAGAAGNFELNVMLPVIARNVLESVRLLANVSRLLAERTVDGITANVERAREYAESSPSVVTPLNRYIGYEEAAKVAKRALAEHKTIRQAVIEGGYVERGLLSEKELDDALDVLRMTRP; this is translated from the coding sequence ATGAGTGACAGCGACGCGACCACGGACGGCGGCTACCGCACCGAGCACGACTCGATGGGCGAGGTTCGGGTGCCCGCCGGGGCGAAGTGGCGGGCTCAGACGCAGCGGGCGGTGGAGAACTTCCCGATCTCGGGCCGCCGCTTGGAGCGGGCGCACATCGAGGCGCTGGCCCGGATCAAGGCGGCGGCCGCGAAGACCAACGCCGAGCTCGGCGTGCTCGACGAGGAGACGGCCGGGGCCATCGCGTCGGCGGCCGAGGAGGTGGCGGCCGGGCGCTGGGACGAGCACTTCCCGGTGGACGTCTTCCAGACCGGCTCGGGCACCTCGTCGAACATGAATGCGAACGAGGTCATCGCGACCCTGGCCACCGAGCGGCTCGGCCGCCCGGTCCACCCCAACGACCACGTCAACGCCAGCCAGTCGTCCAACGACGTCTTCCCCTCCTCGCTGCACATCGCGGCGACCGCGGCGGTCACCGGCGACCTGATCCCGGCGCTGGGGACGCTGGCGGAGGCGCTGGAGCGCAAGGCGGCGGAGTTCGCCACCGTGGTCAAGGCGGGCCGCACGCATCTGATGGACGCCACGCCGGTGACGCTGGGCCAGGAGTTCGGCGGTTACGCCGCCCAGGTGCGCTACGGCGTCGAGCGGCTGCAGGCGTCGCTCCCCCGGCTGGCCGAGCTGCCGCTGGGCGGGACGGCGGTGGGCACCGGGATCAACACCCCGCCGGGTTTCGCGGCCGCGGTGATCGCCGAGGTGGCGCGGACGACCGGGCTGCCGCTGACCGAGGCGCGCGACCACTTCGAGGCGCAGGGCGCGCGGGACGGCGTGGTGGAGACCTCGGGGCAACTGCGGACCATCGCGGTCGGGCTGACGAAGATCGCCAACGATCTGCGCTGGATGTCGTCGGGCCCGCGCACCGGGCTGGCCGAGATCGTGCTGCCGGACCTGCAGCCGGGATCGTCGATCATGCCGGGCAAGGTCAACCCGGTGGTGCCCGAGGCGGTGCTGATGGTGGCGGCGCAGGTGATCGGCAACGACACGACGGTCACCGTGGCGGGCGCGGCGGGGAATTTCGAGCTGAACGTGATGCTGCCGGTGATCGCCCGCAACGTGCTGGAGTCGGTGCGGCTGCTCGCCAATGTCAGCAGGCTGCTCGCGGAGCGCACGGTCGACGGGATCACCGCGAACGTGGAGCGGGCGCGCGAGTACGCCGAGTCGTCGCCGTCCGTCGTCACCCCGCTGAACAGGTACATCGGTTACGAGGAGGCGGCGAAGGTGGCGAAGCGGGCGCTGGCGGAGCACAAGACGATCCGCCAGGCGGTGATCGAGGGCGGCTACGTCGAGCGCGGGCTGCTGTCCGAAAAAGAGCTGGACGACGCACTGGACGTGTTGCGTATGACCCGTCCGTAA
- a CDS encoding ABC transporter ATP-binding protein → MTAAPEPLLVATDLHKTYGPTPALDGAELTVRPGEVVAVMGPSGSGKSTLLHCLAGIVTPDSGEVHYRGRQLSAMSDGERSALRRADFGFVFQFGQLVPELTCLENVAMPMRLDGRKRKEAEALAATWLERLEVADIAGKRPGEVSGGQGQRVAVARALVGSPRVVFADEPTGALDSLNGERVMRLLTEAAHDTGAAVVLVTHEPRVAAYSDREIVVRDGKSRDMERVS, encoded by the coding sequence GTGACCGCCGCCCCCGAGCCGCTGCTCGTCGCGACCGACCTGCACAAGACGTACGGCCCCACCCCCGCACTGGACGGCGCGGAACTGACCGTGCGGCCCGGAGAGGTGGTCGCCGTGATGGGCCCCTCCGGGTCCGGCAAGTCCACCCTGCTGCACTGCCTGGCCGGCATCGTCACCCCGGACTCCGGCGAGGTCCACTACCGCGGCCGGCAGCTGTCGGCGATGTCCGACGGTGAGCGCAGCGCCCTGCGGCGTGCGGACTTCGGCTTCGTCTTCCAGTTCGGCCAGCTGGTGCCCGAACTGACCTGCCTGGAGAACGTGGCGATGCCGATGCGGCTCGACGGCCGCAAGCGCAAGGAGGCCGAGGCGCTGGCCGCGACCTGGCTGGAGCGCCTTGAGGTCGCCGACATCGCCGGCAAGCGGCCCGGCGAGGTGTCCGGCGGCCAGGGCCAGCGGGTCGCGGTGGCCCGCGCGCTGGTCGGCAGCCCCCGGGTGGTCTTCGCCGACGAGCCGACCGGCGCGCTTGACTCGCTGAACGGCGAGCGGGTGATGCGGCTGCTGACCGAGGCCGCGCACGACACCGGCGCAGCCGTCGTGCTGGTCACCCACGAGCCGCGGGTGGCCGCGTATTCCGACCGGGAGATCGTCGTGCGGGACGGGAAGTCGCGCGACATGGAACGAGTGTCATGA
- a CDS encoding catalase yields the protein MTTQNVPPTTNNAGIPVESDEHSLTLGADGPILLQDHYLIEKMAQFNRERVPERVVHAKGSGAYGHFRVTNDVSQFTRADLFQAGRETRMLARFSTVAGEQGSPDSWRDPRGFALKFYTQHGNYDLVGNNTPVFFVRDTIKFQDFIRSQKRRPDNGLRDNDMQWDFWTLSPESAHQVTWLMGDRGIPRTYRHMNGYGSHTYMWINAGGTKFWVKYHFKTDQGIDFLTQADADTLAGENADAHRQDLWEAIRRGDHPSWTLYVQVMPFEDAADYRFNPFDLTKVWPHGDYPLIEVGRMTLDENPEDFFVHIEQAAFEPSSMVPGIGPSPDKMLLGRLFSYPDTHRYRIGPNYAQLPPNRPHVPVHSYAKDGPMRFEPNRVGAPYAPNSYGGPAASPEAYGDIAGWQAAGEMVREAYTPHREDDDFGQPGTMVREVLDDAARERLVGNVAGHLSDGVSAPVLERAFAYWRSVDQGIGDRIAAATKPA from the coding sequence ATGACCACCCAGAACGTACCGCCGACGACGAACAACGCGGGTATTCCGGTGGAGAGCGACGAGCACTCGCTCACGCTCGGCGCCGACGGGCCCATCCTGCTGCAGGACCACTACCTGATCGAGAAGATGGCCCAGTTCAACCGCGAGCGGGTGCCCGAGCGGGTGGTGCACGCGAAGGGCAGCGGAGCCTACGGGCACTTCCGGGTCACCAACGACGTCAGCCAGTTCACCAGGGCCGACCTCTTCCAGGCGGGCCGGGAGACGCGGATGCTGGCCAGATTCTCCACCGTGGCCGGTGAGCAGGGCAGTCCGGACAGCTGGCGGGACCCGCGCGGCTTCGCGCTGAAGTTCTACACCCAGCACGGCAACTACGACCTGGTGGGCAACAACACCCCGGTGTTCTTCGTCCGGGACACCATCAAATTCCAGGACTTCATCCGCAGCCAGAAGCGCCGCCCGGACAACGGGCTGCGCGACAACGACATGCAGTGGGACTTCTGGACGCTGTCGCCGGAGTCGGCGCACCAGGTGACCTGGCTGATGGGCGACCGCGGCATCCCCAGGACGTACCGTCACATGAACGGCTACGGCTCGCACACGTACATGTGGATCAACGCGGGCGGCACGAAGTTCTGGGTGAAGTACCACTTCAAGACCGACCAGGGCATCGACTTCCTCACCCAGGCCGACGCGGACACGCTGGCCGGCGAGAACGCCGACGCGCATCGGCAGGACCTGTGGGAGGCGATCCGGCGCGGCGACCACCCGTCGTGGACGCTGTACGTGCAGGTGATGCCGTTCGAGGACGCGGCGGACTACCGCTTCAACCCGTTCGACCTGACGAAGGTGTGGCCGCACGGTGACTACCCGCTGATCGAGGTCGGCCGGATGACGCTGGACGAGAACCCGGAGGACTTCTTCGTCCACATCGAGCAGGCCGCGTTCGAGCCGTCGAGCATGGTGCCGGGCATCGGCCCCTCGCCGGACAAGATGCTGCTCGGCCGGCTGTTCTCCTACCCCGACACGCACCGCTACCGGATCGGCCCGAACTACGCCCAGCTGCCGCCGAACCGGCCGCACGTGCCGGTGCACTCCTACGCCAAGGACGGCCCGATGCGCTTCGAGCCGAACCGGGTGGGCGCTCCGTACGCGCCCAACTCCTACGGCGGCCCGGCCGCGTCCCCCGAGGCGTACGGCGACATCGCCGGGTGGCAGGCCGCGGGCGAGATGGTGCGCGAGGCCTACACCCCGCACCGCGAGGACGACGACTTCGGGCAGCCGGGGACGATGGTCCGCGAGGTGCTGGACGACGCGGCCCGCGAGCGGCTGGTCGGCAACGTGGCCGGGCATCTGAGCGACGGGGTCAGCGCCCCGGTGCTGGAGCGGGCCTTCGCGTACTGGCGCAGCGTCGACCAGGGCATCGGCGACCGGATCGCCGCGGCCACCAAGCCCGCCTGA
- a CDS encoding DUF1996 domain-containing protein, whose amino-acid sequence MARRTRRIPGLLIALSLAATGLGIGGVALTANASASTPAAAAAQPGTSGQQAAKAMAEMPGMAVPNQASGDDPDGDGYIMANPPVTGVTPSTYDPPHAYFHEFQAKCSPDHTAPDDPIVYPGQPGASHDHTFMGNKSTNGNSTTASLEAAAGTACLAPGDKSAYWMPSLFKGTQKILPVGPQTIYYKSSVNDYTSVRPFPKGLRFVVGSPMQSQDDFKNLKGTVEGWECGQSYHNWNFPASCPNTPDTQLNIRLQAPSCWDGIHLDTPDHKSHMAYPVATGANQNVCPADHPVALPMIEFKMAWPVNGDMSQIRLASGAGYSFHYDFFADWDTATQSAMVTHCINGGLQCDPHGYDQSQPGKGAVLDSNYQLIH is encoded by the coding sequence ATGGCACGGAGGACCAGAAGGATCCCGGGGCTGCTGATCGCCCTGTCACTCGCCGCGACCGGACTGGGCATCGGCGGTGTCGCGCTCACCGCGAACGCGTCCGCGAGCACCCCGGCCGCCGCGGCGGCGCAGCCGGGTACGTCAGGGCAGCAGGCCGCCAAGGCGATGGCGGAAATGCCGGGCATGGCGGTGCCGAACCAGGCCTCGGGCGACGACCCGGACGGCGACGGCTACATCATGGCCAACCCGCCGGTGACCGGCGTGACCCCGTCGACGTACGACCCGCCGCACGCGTACTTCCACGAGTTCCAGGCCAAGTGTTCCCCCGACCACACCGCGCCGGACGACCCGATCGTCTACCCGGGACAGCCCGGCGCGTCCCACGACCACACGTTCATGGGCAACAAGAGCACGAACGGCAACTCCACGACCGCCTCGCTGGAGGCGGCCGCCGGCACGGCGTGCCTGGCACCGGGCGACAAGTCGGCCTACTGGATGCCCTCGCTGTTCAAGGGCACCCAGAAGATCCTGCCGGTCGGCCCGCAGACGATCTACTACAAGTCCTCGGTCAACGACTACACCTCGGTGCGCCCCTTCCCCAAGGGACTGCGGTTCGTGGTGGGCAGCCCGATGCAGAGCCAGGATGACTTCAAGAACCTCAAGGGCACGGTCGAGGGCTGGGAGTGCGGTCAGAGCTACCACAACTGGAACTTCCCGGCGAGCTGCCCGAACACCCCTGACACGCAGCTGAACATCCGGCTGCAGGCGCCCAGTTGCTGGGACGGCATCCACCTGGACACGCCGGACCACAAGAGCCACATGGCCTATCCGGTCGCCACGGGCGCGAACCAGAACGTGTGCCCGGCCGACCACCCGGTCGCGCTGCCGATGATCGAGTTCAAGATGGCCTGGCCGGTCAACGGCGACATGTCGCAGATACGGCTGGCCAGCGGCGCGGGCTACTCCTTCCACTACGACTTCTTCGCCGACTGGGACACCGCCACCCAGTCCGCGATGGTCACCCACTGCATCAACGGCGGGCTGCAGTGCGACCCGCACGGCTACGACCAGTCCCAGCCCGGCAAGGGGGCGGTCCTGGACAGCAACTACCAGCTCATCCACTGA